The Gadus morhua chromosome 18, gadMor3.0, whole genome shotgun sequence DNA segment CTCTGCGACACTGACGCACATTTCATACACCCATTCGTTCCGTCATGAGATGAGAACACGCCTGTCAGGCAGGATTCGTCAATAAAGTTTTGAAATTATGGAAGATCCTGAGCTCGCAggatgcaagccaatcagaagggaCAATGCCATAATTCAGCATGAGAACTAACATTTATTTAGGCTGCATTtggcaaataaaacataatggaAGTGCTGTTATTGTACTCAACCTTGAACCATGTTGACATCAAGAAGGGCAGTGGAGTACCACAGTGAAGGAAAACTCTGTTACAAGTAAAGGACATTCAAAAATCAGTAATCATTAAGTAAAGTATTGGCatcagaaaaatatatataatcagGAAACCACAAATAGCTATATATTAGTAATGAGCGAATTAGATATTGTTCACATATCATTGAAAAATTACTTTATCCATCTAAAATATCAAATTGCATCCATCCTTTCCTTCGTCCTTTTAAATAACTAAGATGGAGGACATTATTGGAATGAGTGAAGGTCCATTGTTTCAGAGAGCTCCATGAGGGTAGACCACTCATGTCCTACAAACCAAGGCTCTTATTTGTCCTGTCCGTACATCCTCAGAATCCGAGCCATCCAGCCACTGAGTGGGGTGGACCCCATGCTGTCCGCCAGCAGGGGAGAAGGTAAGTCACTTAGATTCAACATGATTGACTCAAGGTTTTTAATAATGAACGATGAAAGGCGGCGCACAAATGTGTGAATCTATAACCGTCCAGCCAAGTCGGACTCTTTATGAAACTAAACCATCTCCCTATAGCGCTCAGCGCTCTGTCCCCTTTTGGGTTTTAGAAGTTGTTTTCAACAAGGCCAGACAGACTTGAAGAAGCATCACAACATGAACACCAACCTGAACGACAGAATGGGTTTTTTCGTCAATACGACTTTTTGGCGGTCCATTGCCTGGCCGGACCAATGATTTgctctttccctttattttgtggaaattttaatattttaagatAGTTTTGgcattcaaatacatttcagttacatttctagtgagaaatgtgtatttcattttcataatCTTCATTCAGTGAATGTATATGATGTTAAGTTTGGTAGATAATGCAACATTTTCTATCATTGCCATGGTGATTCATATGGGCGCTGCAATCACTGAACCCACAGAgctgacatgttgtttaaatcaCAAAGTCTTTAGGTTGTGTACTCATCTGTTATACTCGGAGGTATTTAATGGAAGCGATGACGAAGTTTCAATTCAATCTTTGGGACGGACTAAGCCGTCCCAAAgggcagacatgggggactcgagtcacatgacttgactcgagtcagactcgagtcgcaaatttgaggacttgagacttgcttgacttacactgataaaagacttgacttgactttgacttggtcttcatgacttgagacttgacttagacttgagacagatgactcaaaatgaattttttaaagttagattaaaggttggatatgggatttgcgatacACCAgcagattttttaaatacacaactcaaatggtcctaccccctctccttcaacgctgactctgactccacccattccaagtacatggacgcgcaatcacgcaagagcgcgaacacagatgcgcaagagtgagccaggctagctaggttggagtttagggttgtcttctagtgctaggtccatatgtggattagctagttagctagctccagtagctaccgcaggataacaacaaacaaaagcttgctctgggtcacgagctttgagtacgtgcacgtgcacgaaggggtcactcgcgggtagcgggggagggggagtgcagtacgaccgtttgattgacgtacttactgtccaatgccactcggtggttctgaaaatcattggcttgagtttttcgagccctgcccgttccacagatgattgacttgtttaattttcatgtcagtaggctacttctaactcagcggctgtaagtgggttatgataaggatttcaagtaattttcccactaaaattacaccgtcagagccagagcgtcagactgggctgttGTCAGCATAacgcaaaaaaattaagagggttcaaattccagtccccaaattcagttgaaccactacctggacatttgtgatggacagagctgccttcagttttgggcctattcacataacggttttggaatgttttgaatagtttgagttattgttaatgttaagacattgttattgttaatgttgaaataaaactcaacttatgaaccactctctttaccgatttttaaaagtggaaactgggttagatcatcagatttttgtatgacttgacttgtgactcgcttgacctgagcaatgacttgacttgtgacttgcttgattctcaccacagtgacttaggacttgcttgagacttgaaggttatgacttgagacttgcttgtgacttgcgcatgagtgacttacccccacctctgccaAAGGGACACCCCAACAGGGTGACAGGGACACAGTGGAGTGAGCGAGGGACAAGGACCCTCTTAAAGGGGGCCTCAAGACAAACAACAATGCTGCTTGCAGTCAGCGAGGTTAGTTTAGTGTTGACGATATCAACCCTACATGGTTCCTTACACATCATCCATTTGCCTTGGGCCCATTTTTCAAAGCCTATTGTATTCTACAGTTAAGTGAACAACATTGATACATTTGAATCAGTTAACGACAGTTAGTACAGTTAATGCTTTATGGAGAATAAAAGGATGGAAGATAGTGGAGCTGAGGAGTGTGACTCAAAGTTCGTGGATCCAATTCTCTATAGTCCGGTTTCCACTTCAAAACTAGCATAAAAATACATTCCCTTTAATGAGTAATtacttttatgtgtgtttgtcttttggAAAATCTCCCTTAAACACGTAGGGGTTATATTTAGATTTCTTTGTAACACACTTTCCCAAAGCCTTGATTAAGTATTCTATCTTTAATTCTGCTCCTCCCAGTATTTGGGGATTCACACTGCGCCCCACGCTGCCGCTGCCATTCCACACACTTcgtttacatgcacagcttaatcagattagtccaactatgattggattattaagatgcatgtatacatCTTAGTCGCACTATAATCCAATCGAATCGAGTTACTCATAGTCGAATTAAGACACCTAGATTATTCGATTGTTAGTCGAATTAATGTATCAGGTCAGATCTGACAGCTGtttactgaaaacatctttctcgaatgctgcggccgcctgagtttgttgttgctagtgACATAAAGAGGTCAACCGGTGGCTCTAttaccactagttgaaatgAGCACAGCGCCACCTATCGTGCCGGGGAAAGAAatgcttcggccaatgaatcgattttctcaccgccatgtaTACTCAGACGATTGCAGTTGTCCGATTGAGGAGCATAATCGAACTATGTCCTTAATCTGATTAAGCTGTGCACGTAAACGTActgactagggatgggcgtgtggaatcgattactcgagtactcctcgttacaaatgaactcggttggtggacaggcaaactcgagtttgcatatacacacacaaacaaagttttctgaagcaaatgtgtgtgcgccactaacgcatgccgtgggcacaaagcaaattaaatgtatcaaatttctgtgtggcgcgtgccgtgccgtgtgcaggcacgccagaattcaaaaagttgagagatggcggttaaagcaaagcgcagcgaagaattgaagtactttaaagaaataggagatcataaggtgaaatgtaaaatatgccaagcgaaatcgagctaccagagtaagTACTATACGGCAACATAtactcctgaaacacaacggtgagttcgggaaagcagacccgcagcaaccaagtgtgttggctattttcaccgccgcaagacgcagtcccggccgtgtagagaagatcacaacgctgagtatttccatagtccatttgctgccgttttatttgcagattaaaaattatttgcaatggttaggctacttgtttagtttttgtttttttttaaaccgttgcaggccttggttcgacgtgatttaaattgtgagacgcatatttatttttgtaaggaaaatgtttgcaaaaataaataatgaatactctgataactgactgttttgatggagaataagcattacatgtttggttggtaatattgccccttcatcattaggcctattcctgctgcagatgcgttgcattctaaaaatagatttgaataaacgagtactcgattgatcctcgaggaattccttcgatcactcgagtttgggattgactactcgtgcccatccctagtactgACTAATCAAGATATCAAATGCACCTGGTCACACATTGTTTAGTGTTATTTCCCTTATAGCTGCATAACCTTACAAATCTGCACTTGAGAAGGTTTTTCTATGAAAAGAGGGGATCCTCAACAATCAACACCTTCCCTGCCCACTTTTTGATCGACaaggcagctcagctcccggagtacaatcactttctcctccatgtcgctgtTCAACATGGAATTcggagagtcaaggccaaagttcctttcctccAATTCATCTCAACCATGGCCAAGATaaccccactacgagtctttacttgttgtggaagtgccagagacgtcagacccagactttatgattcataatatcatccgaggcgcacatagcctttggccgtgatattagataaaatataatataaatacctatatattatattatattattattatattatatcatattatataggtccaggaaaatatatataaagctaCATATAAAGCTCcagcaacaatcacttctcctccatgctgtggttcactctgacagctcatgggtcaatgggcagcagctcatttgcattaaagctacagacaccagaaactgCGTACTCTGAagagactgaaacagaggggaatagcggtaggcaagattttttttcttaaaagctATTTCAAGCAAACAgcctcaaaaacatgttttctggaactcatatactatgtttacttgttggaaaaacacaataatatgtctcctttaataattatatatttgtgCATAAATCTGTAATCTTTTCtcattaaaaaaagtaaaagaataTAACTCATCATTGATAATAACAATGCAAGGCAAATTTCTCGTGAGAAATCATACACAATTTAATGCTGAAACAATGTTGCATTTTCTAATGATAATCAAATGAATGTCACCCATGTTTGGTTTCAGCGATAACAGCGTCCgtggcaaccaccatagcaaccatagaAAACGTTGTATTCAAACAATTTTCTGGCGGGACCTGAAAGGATATTTAATGACGAATAATGACGGTATAATAGGTAAGGgtcgggataatgtatagaacgccggtcattatcaggaaaataagccACGAcagaaggggcttatttttgataatgacgttctatacattatcccgcttattacacagctacttgccaaaacgaaaaaaattataataacttaacacagtgtgtctttttaccattgatttgttaccagcattcgtagtgttgatcggCTGAGAGTACGCCAAAAAGTACGCCAAAGacattgacgtcgcttagcaaccgagtacgCTGGGATTGATAAGTCActggactacttgcggagtaaTACGAAAGACGGTAAAAAATCCACTTTTCTTGACAgtggtcaattatacttagcaacgatgaattatcaaatataattcaccgccagaagttgtgaagggcccatgcaagtgaacggagcgttccactgcattgagaagatccgtgtaataagtaagggataatgtatagaacattagtcattattgggaaaataagccccgacaggtcgaacaggacaccgacacgaagcagaggtgtcttgcttcgccctgaaggggcttattatTCGATAATGACCTAGGACGTTCtacacattatcccgcttattataCGGCTACTTGTCAAAACGAaataataacttcacatggtgtgtctttttacaatttatttgctACCAGCATTCGTgttgttgatcagcagagaaatagtccgctaAAGAAGTTGACGTCGCTACAACcgagtacgctggggttgataaattacctgactacttgcggagtgatatgAAAGACGGCAAAAAATCTGTCATTATATGCtgagcaacggtgaattatcaaaaaataattcacTCCCGggagttgtgaagggcccatgcaatggaacggagcgttccacgacATTaagaagagctgtgtaataagGAGTAATAACAACTTGATGTCATATAAAATCAGTGAATGAAGATTATGACaatgaaatgcacatttcttacAAGAAATGttgtaaaaacacattttaatgccaaatctatatcaaaatattgcatttccatttagaataaaataaatgtcagccatcttgtttgtttttgcagACAGTAACTTGACGGTCACGTGACGTGGACACACAGGCATTCAGAAAATAATGGGCCAAAAAACACTGTCAGCACTATAGTGCTTTAACAATATGTGGATATGGTTTCAGGGACATATCAAATCCTCATCTCCAATGTTCTCTTCAGCACTAACACACCTGGTTAAACTTTGGGAACCAGTTTCATCAGGAGATACTTCTATTGAAAAGTAACCACAACATTTAttgacaacaacacaacacatttatCCATTAGACTCCGACGGTTTGGAAAAAAGCAACTCGTAACATGACCTGAATCAGATGTCCCACACTAGTCACAAGTGATGTCTTGATGGCAAACAAGTCTTCCCTTTAATTCAAAATGAAGGGCAGGTTGAGATTTATCGGGAAAGCCTGGGTTTAACATTTGACAATATTTCCTTCTAAGCAATACAAAgagtaattataattattaacgggttatttattttatgattgGTAGAAACATCAAACAAACATTAATTCTTCCCATATACAGGTGAATCTCAAAGAGTCATTTTAGACATGCTAACAAAAATCACTTTTCTGATCGTGCTGTAtgcaatttaaatatatatctaaataCAAATTAGGAAATCTATAACATTTCTCTGAGGTTAAGATAAGACTTTCTAGCATTTTCAGCATGCAGAATACATTTGTACTTTTCTCACGTCTGCTAATAAAAATGCCAATGCATCTATTTACAATATTCACCTCATGTCTAGTTTCATGCGTGTGTTCTCCTGTGTCTTTATGTCTCTGTTATGGGGAATATATATGGAAGTAAAtatgtgccatcggattttgaaaataaaaagccattgaattctaagcactgaatatttatgcattgaagtaAACTCTGGATTATTTGCCTCTGAATTCATTTGAAGTAattttcagctttattttttaatgttaaaaaattctaaatcaaatattcaacgttaaaaaattAAACTTAAATATTTTCAGCTTCCCCAAATTCAACATAAAGTTTTTATTTAATCCAGCGTTAACATTgggggacccaaggaagagcaatcgatcctagatgctagatcgcaGTCAAGCAAGGATAGCGAGCGGGTGTTACACACAGAACACTAATGtcttacggcggcgtctagaacgtcatcACAGGCGGCcaacttaggccccgtccacaccaAGCCGAAatgggcgaaaccgttacggtttcgatctatccggtttcggagtatctccgtaaagacggagtcaagcgaaaccgggtagatctgtagaaacgctatagtacacattccaggcccataaggggcgctgcttctgctacagaaatccagaataaaaataaataagaagaagagacgagcatgcgcataaaggttgagactccgcgggcttaacagtcattggctagtagtggtggatttaatgattcgtgAACGattcctcccagttcagtcgagttcacgatgaatcgattcaccggaaactcgactgagctGGGAGGAGTCATTCgtgaatcgtttgttcgttcagcctggtttccggtagcagtaaatcgcatcatggaatgcacgcaattgcacggttctcagctgagtcagtcagactcagtggagttagtgctaccggaaactcgactaaACGAacaaacgaacgaacgattcgcgatcgactcctcttggcgaactgaatcacgcaaACTGAAtcaaacaaatcattaaatccaccactaccAAGCATCACACCAAACGGAGGCAAAGGGATATCGGATTGCCCGAGGTTGGTGCGGATGCCCTAATAAATTGGGCTCCTTAACCCACTACAATTACCCTTACGCTGCATGTAAATCCAGCCAAGTcactgcaatcacacacacacttcacttaCAGGCATTAGTTCATCGTTTATTTCATACTGcagtgaaaaaacaaaaacggtgtacattataacaaaaacataaataaaagatacgacccccacacacacacacacaccttgatatttaatgtgcttaataaatacatttttattttaattataaaGGTATTTAACAGACCGATACAATAATAGGGCGTTTAGTAAGGTCCACCACGGTTGCTTCTCTCCCAAAAAAGgctacagtcagtgtttaatgacgttgatttacccttaagcatttcctattataggctgctgtgtaaaatgctgtttagaattaacgtttatatcaagaaagaaagagaccaGCGAGTGACGCTCTTATTCCCGTTCTCCTTGCCTGACCGCGATGGCATCTAGGATggattgctcttccttgggtccccggatgttaacactgaatttcgcacattgaattttgcaggtgactttggcatgttgaatttggggacgttaaaaatatttaagttgaatagcgttgaatatttgattttgtattttttaaagagttatattcagaggcaaaaaatccagatgcgttatttcaatgcataaatattcagtgcataaatattcagtgcttagaattcaatggctttttattttcaaaatccgatggcacagatttacttccataaatATGGCTTATATGGGGTATTTATGTAACATGTGTGATGTGTTATAAGTGTTTTATAGGCAGTATGAGTTATCTGTGTAATATTTTATATGGGTAATACACGTTACCTGGGTAACATATGTTACGTATAATCCTTGTTATATATGTGGAACATATTttagtggagtgtgtgtggatgatggctgattgaagcagcctcacctggacGAGCCTGATTGGACTTGGGGCTGACTGAGGCTGCAAAGCTGTTGCAcgttgagtaatcagtgtgcaaagggttaaaccagccatctccacagACACTCTGGGAGATATCCTACATCAACATGGAGCACTATTGGTGCGTTCCAGAGCCCATCCAAAGCAATGGGATGTGGGACTTATCCTACCTGAACTGTACTAGCTCCTACTTTGTGAAGTCACCCCCCAGTTCAATAGTAGGAGGTTCCACTTCGACGGTGGGATGTTCCACTTCGACAGGCATTCCAGGTCACTTTTCTTAGTTGGAGGTAGGATAAGTCCCACGTCCCACTGGTTTGGATGGGCTCTGGAACGCACCATATCTTCATGTATCATTTGTGCAACTTTTCTACATTGAAccttcaacaccaccagccTGCTTCCTTTGTTTGGAGGAGTTTAGCCAAAGtccctaggtggagtgtagcatTGGAATTAATACTGTGTTATTATGCTATAAATCACATAACTACACACAGattatacatgtacacacataccaTGTGTAAATGGAGTATATGTGTAAATGGTGTTATCTGTGCTGAAGCATGAGCTCTTTCCCCCTATCAACGACTTGCGATTTGGTTTTCTCAAGAAAGGCCAAAGAGCAGAACTTTCTTGTCTTCAAATTGAAGCCAGCATGCTAAATCAAAGGTGCTGTGGGTACGATTTGAGAGTTctcaagagagagcaagatttaAAAACAAGAAACCAAAGAACCAAAATGTCCCCACCCTTTCTTCTCATCCCTTCCTACGTTACTACGCCATTGAGAAGTGTTATCTTtcacacctgtgattgacaggccagATGCCTTCCCCAAACCAATCAGGTAAGAGATACCCtaattggtcagaaattagctgAGGTTCATACAGATGCAACTCAAAACAGAAACTCTCAAAGATCACTAAAATGGCTAGGCCATTTCTAAAATGTCATATTACACTGAAATAGAAgccttacctacagcacctttaagtcTGCACCGATACATCTCAAAGTTTGATCAAAGTTACCATTGGCTGAGTGGTACAAGCCATAGCGCGCCTCCTCAGTTTAACCGaataacaaacaacagaaccgtTAAATTGGATCGTTCTTACGGAATCCGACCGCTTGTCTCTGCTGAAACTGAAGCTTGTTCTTCTGACTTTTACTCCACTGGCACATCAGGATGTCGCGGAAGGTGTTGCGGAACTCCTTGTTACACAGGGCGTAACACATGGGGTTGACGGTGCTGTTGACGTAGCACAGCCAGTAGCCCAGGGCCCACAGAGTCTCAGGGATGCAGTCCTGGCAGAAGGTGTTGACCAGCACCATGATGTTGTACGGAGTCCAGGTGATGATGAAGGCAAACAGGATGGCACTCAGCGTCTGAGCCGCTTTCTTCTCGTTCACCTTCTTATCACTCTTGCGCTTGACGAACTGCGTCTTTGGCTTGGAGACAAGTTGCTTTGCATTTGTGGCTTCTTTCATACCGATACCTGGTGGATATTCAGCATTCGATTTTTCTTTCACTTCCCTTGGCTGTCCATAGTTATCTccgtctagagagagagagacagagaaggaaatATAATTTGCTcaattaaataaatagattCTCATGCAAAATTTAATTTTGATTCATATTACTATGATGTTCAACCTTTGGATGGTCCCGATGGTCCCTCTTCTGTCCGTCCTTGGCCCCCATCATCTCCTGAGCCTTGCAAAAAAACATCTGCAGCCACGGAGTAAACAGCTTCAGTGTTTCCCTTTGCTTCCTCCTCTTCCGAGTCTGTCTTGTTGTCTTCGTTGTTACAGCCCTCACTGCTGCTGCCCTCGGTCTCACCAACAGTCGTTGTGGTACTAGACCTCTTTGAGGACTGACAAGAAGACAGCATTAATGAGAACCAAAAGTTTAATCTGCTCCTGTGGCTCTTTCCGGCATACTTGCGTTTCCCGGCAGCAGCCTGCTGGCTCAGCTCATTGCCGCTGCAGTGCTGAATGTTGTTTATCTGATTGAGAGAGTCTGAGGACTCATGCTGCCCACTGCGCCCGCTCATCTGACCAGAGCCACGGGCGCTGTCGTCTGCTT contains these protein-coding regions:
- the chrm3b gene encoding muscarinic acetylcholine receptor M1, giving the protein MTFNTSVYHGLFLSNHSLGESSHESSEVLNISRGWEQSNGSSTLGQGGDSNHSRVNQTPTYGAAEYGTLGGHTVLQVIVIVFLTGCLSLVTVIGNILVLVSFKINKALKTVNNYYLLSLAFADLTIGTLSMNLYTTYIIMDQWALGPVVCDLWLAIDYVASNASVMNLLVISFDRFFSVTRPLTYRAKRTTKRAMIMIGLAWSISFILWAPAILFWQYLVGERTVLPNQCYIQFLKEPIITFCTAIAAFYLPVTIMSVLFWKIYQETENRAKNLAVLGGSGSGMSQPQADDSARGSGQMSGRSGQHESSDSLNQINNIQHCSGNELSQQAAAGKRKYAGKSHRSRLNFWFSLMLSSCQSSKRSSTTTTVGETEGSSSEGCNNEDNKTDSEEEEAKGNTEAVYSVAADVFLQGSGDDGGQGRTEEGPSGPSKDGDNYGQPREVKEKSNAEYPPGIGMKEATNAKQLVSKPKTQFVKRKSDKKVNEKKAAQTLSAILFAFIITWTPYNIMVLVNTFCQDCIPETLWALGYWLCYVNSTVNPMCYALCNKEFRNTFRDILMCQWSKSQKNKLQFQQRQAVGFRKNDPI